From a single Lolium rigidum isolate FL_2022 chromosome 7, APGP_CSIRO_Lrig_0.1, whole genome shotgun sequence genomic region:
- the LOC124669284 gene encoding SAC3 family protein B-like isoform X2, whose product MQTVTSSRSRSPPLLSNQRSDFTAENDNGMGKRRLVNYADPLFENGSAQPTVQMRMQPADIGKTARSPPLDMTRQFRPSSSFQNYPPVQHAEPRDHVQRPNLSPSKFGIQNQSPFHDARGASSPLLNSNLVPGSGRPRPVLGTASSNYDKSTQPVMAQQEMSDHMRHQRFSAPFQSRTVDHNISKRSRSPTSSYEDVDGAEARHGTGTNARRLIDYTDTLVDDASIETSKRMRAPSSEFRNMLKSPSSDIRDNIRPNASIPKVGGQIQSRIGDVHSPPYQVFRPSDTYSNEHSTPAFSPPKPSILSSSRISATPSDVSDDAIPSTELEREKQAKAKRLARFNVELSRPVENTNDLAKGDKQKQTSSVGKAPVTSNDSNLVDMDSPELAAILGLCSDMCPEPERAERERKGDLDRYERLGGDRNQTTELLAVKKYTRTAERDADLIRPLPVLQKTMSYLLNLLDHTYDDSFLGLYNFLWDRMRAIRMDLRMQHFFNRECISMLEQMIRLHVVAMHELCEYSKGEGFSEGFDAHLNIEQMNKTSVELFQMYDDHRRKGVLFSTEKEFRGYYALLKLDKHPGYKVEPSELSLDLAKMSREIRCSPDVLFAREVARACRMGNYIAFFRLARKATYLQACLMHAHFAKVRRQALASLHSGLQIGQGIPVSHIVEWLAMEDEDIESLLEYHGFGSRQYEEPYTVKEGPFLNSDSDFPSGCSELVHSKKSQRIVDDVSCGPVCVPSSQKATTAPYSSVFASPARKRELVTPLVTPQATPVIPVNAKREFSSLFSGPASPTSGGQITSQYSGLFSPKAGNKQFTSPYSGPISPIAGRKESVPVSPSTASPRATKHTGWMDDQRVASPKAKEKTKVPDDLIVPEDHNGGFVEFSTEQTGVPQSVAYTQHIDDLAETRVSHPLADGISLDYPDMHGVEHELRVHGSGSDTDLDEEGPSCRQVNLIESVWPTGPALPGHEYGDRQINNKTTDDSLPSFSIVASQKNKISDEKLKMILRKWRQRAADRRSAREHKNVLALAALNSLSLGPPIHQTAVVPKHAVHDLDIGHAFKERYKRQQRSWSRLNVSELAGPILIERKPDARCICWKMLVLVPPGAMESQSYNVASKWLLKKLMGSGNEDNGLLFTSADLSIWRTWVGSPSACCMSVVRASDQHVIGNGVADSANCVVFVVSESVPWEMQKARFSSLLASIPPQSGLPLLILSSDTYNEGYDYVSQIIIDKLGANDLNEGKIASSLVVFLVGSCTEGYTNGFFDDDKLREGLKWMANSLPLQPDVTLVETRDLLLNYLKPSLQILSKRAAPEVGPEHCISVFNNALNQLEEEILAAVYRTPIQWPALEIDLLERSSSERKFTEMFVPSIGWSLPSRIKPLVEIIKRCKLPEFSDDLSWLKHGSDSGSQIQDQKLFLVECLTKYLTQSARLINGAQAFAEAESMVQKGVELELRDSYHYLVPKWVTIFQRIYNWRLTVLSTGEFSEAYVLSQRLYQDPAADSIGATQHGLTADIDTTDEASILEDHDMMVVMPSGLLLDEMIEASCDLDSFNEPPVRPTPPQLTTPTLEEPQAPEHTNGEVINPVHRATDVNMHDVPRRVELRDLVPPEWDEELAKLEQKCAELQSKIDDSLYIYF is encoded by the exons ATGCAAACTGTTACTTCCTCAAGGAGCAGGTCCCCGCCACTTTTATCAAATCAGCGTTCGGACTTCACTGCAGAAAATGATAATGGTATGGGGAAAAGAAG GTTGGTAAACTATGCAGATCCATTGTTTGAAAATGGAAGTGCGCAACCCACAGTGCAAATGAGGATGCAACCTGCAGATATTGGAAAAACAGCAAGATCACCACCATTAGACATGACCAGGCAGTTTAGACCTTCATCAAGCTTTCAAAATTATCCTCCTGTTCAGCATGCTGAGCCTCGTGATCATGTGCAGAG GCCGAATCTATCACCTTCCAAGTTTGGAATCCAGAACCAGTCTCCTTTTCATGATGCACGTGGAGCTTCCTCTCCTCTTCTGAATAGCAATTTAGTTCCTGGTAGTGGGAGGCCCCGTCCTGTCCTAGGAACCGCATCTTCTAATTATGATAAGTCAACGCAACCAGTTATGGCACAACAAGAGATGAGCGATCATATGCGACACCAAAG ATTTTCTGCTCCATTTCAAAGTCGAACAGTTGATCATAACATTTCAAAAAGGTCTAGGTCACCTACTTCATCCTATGAAGATGTTGATGGTGCTGAAGCTCGTCATGGTACTGGTACAAATGCTAGAAG ACTGATAGACTATACGGATACTTTGGTTGATGATGCAAGTATTGAAACTTCAAAAAGGATGAGAGCTCCTTCATCTGAATTCAGGAACATGCTCAAATCTCCATCTTCAGATATTAGAGACAACATTAG GCCTAATGCTTCCATTCCTAAGGTTGGAGGTCAAATACAATCTCGCATTGGTGATGTGCATTCACCACCGTACCAGGTGTTTAGACCTTCAGATACTTATTCAAATGAACATAGCACACCAGCATTTTCTCCACCAAAGCCTTCAATTCTCAGTTCCAGCAGAATCAGTGCGACTCCTTCGGATGTTAGTGACGATGCTATCCCTTCAACTGAACTTGAGAG AGAAAAGCAGGCAAAAGCCAAGCGTTTGGCTCGTTTCAATGTCGAATTAAGCAGGCCAGTAGAAAATACCAATGATCTTGCAAAAGGAGACAAACAGAAACAAACCTCTTCAGTGGGGAAAGCTCCTGTCACATCAAATGATAGTAATTTGGTTGACATGGACTCCCCAGAGTTGGCTGCAATTCTTGGGCTTTGCTCTGATATGTGTCCAG AGCCCGAAAGGGCAGAGCGAGAGAGAAAGGGAGATCTTGATAGGTACGAGAGGTTAGGTGGAGACAGAAACCAAACAACCGAGCTTCTTGCTGTTAAAAAG TATACTAGGACTGCTGAAAGAGATGCAGACTTGATCAGGCCTCTGCCAGTTCTGCAGAAGACCATGTCATACCTTCTCAATTTGCTAGATCACACATACGATGACAGTTTCTTGGGTTTATACAACTTCTTGTGGGATAGGATGCGGGCGATAAGAATGGATCTTCGAATGCAACATTTCTTCAATCGAGAGTGTATTTCTATGCTTGAGCAAATG ATAAGGCTCCACGTTGTAGCAATGCACGAGTTATGTGAGTACAGCAAGGGAGAAGGTTTTTCAGAGGGTTTTGATGCACACCTCAACATTGAGCAGATGAACAAAACATCAGTTGAGCTATTTCAAATGTATGATGACCACAGGAGAAAGGGTGTACTCTTCTCAACAGAAAAAGAATTTCGGGGTTATTATGCACTGCTCAAGTTAGACAAACATCCTGGTTACAAG GTTGAACCTTCTGAGTTGTCTCTGGACCTTGCTAAGATGTCTCGTGAAATTAGATGCAGTCCAGACGTCTTGTTTGCAAGAGAAGTTGCTAG AGCGTGCAGAATGGGAAACTATATTGCCTTCTTTCGGCTTGCAAGGAAAGCAACATATCTGCAAGCTTGTTTGATGCATGCTCACTTTGCAAAG GTAAGAAGGCAAGCGCTGGCTTCCTTGCACAGTGGTCTGCAGATTGGCCAAGGCATCCCTGTTTCACATATTGTGGAGTGGCTTGCAATGGAG GACGAGGACATTGAAAGTCTCTTAGAATACCATGGTTTTGGATCGAGGCagtatgaagaaccatacactgtGAAAGAAGGACCTTTTCTTAACAGTGACAGCGATTTTCCATCTGGTTGCTCTGAACTAGTGCATTCAAAGAAATCACAGAGAATCGTCGATGACGTTTCTTGTGGTCCAGTTTGTGTTCCCAGTAGCCAAAAAGCGACTACTGCACCATATTCTAGCGTCTTCGCTTCCCCAGCTAGAAAAAGAGAGCTGGTTACGCCACTGGTTACGCCACAGGCTACTCCTGTGATTCCTGTTAATGCCAAACGAGAGTTTAGTTCGTTGTTTTCTGGACCTGCTTCTCCCACTTCTGGTGGACAGATTACCTCACAGTATTCTGGTTTGTTTTCTCCAAAAGCTGGCAATAAACAATTCACTTCACCATATTCAGGTCCTATTTCCCCAATTGCTGGCAGAAAGGAAAGCGTGCCAGTTTCACCTAGTACTGCTTCTCCACGTGCTACCAAGCACACAGGATGGATGGATGACCAAAGAGTAGCTTCACCAAAAGCGAAGGAGAAGACCAAGGTGCCTGATGATTTAATAGTACCCGAAGACCACAATGGTGGTTTTGTGGAGTTCTCGACAGAACAAACTGGCGTACCGCAGTCAGTAGCCTACACTCAGCATATTGATGATTTGGCAGAAACCAGAGTCTCACATCCTCTTGCAGATGGTATATCATTAGATTACCCCGATATGCATGGAGTTGAACATGAGCTCAGGGTACATGGCTCTGGTAGCGACACAGATTTGGATGAGGAAGGTCCATCATGCCGCCAAGTCAATCTAATAGAATCTGTGTGGCCTACAGGTCCTGCATTGCCTGGTCATGAGTATGGAGATCGACAGATTAATAACAAGACGACAGATGATTCATTACCTTCATTTTCAATTGTTGCATCCCAGAAGAACAAAATTTCAGATGAAAAACTGAAGATGATACTAAG GAAATGGAGGCAGCGTGCTGCGGATAGGAGATCTGCGAGGGAGCATAAAAATGTCCTTGCTCTTGCAGCATTGAATTCTCTGTCACTTGGACCACCAATTCACCAAACTGCAGTG GTGCCAAAGCATGCAGTCCATGATCTTGACATTGGTCATGCCTTTAAAGAAAGATACAAACGACAACAAAGATCCTGGTCACGACTAAATGTCTCAGAGTTGGCTGGTCCCATTTTAATTGAAAGGAAACCTGATGCTAGATGCATATGCTGGAAGATGCTAGTACTTGTCCCACCAGGTGCCATGGAATCTCAGAGCTACAatgttgcctcaaaatggttactCAAAAAGCTCATGGGTTCTGGAAATGAAGATAACGGATTACTTTTTACTTCAGCAGACCTCTCAATTTGGAGAACATGGGTGGGTTCTCCGAGTGCATGCTGCATGTCTGTTGTTAGAGCCAGTGACCAACACGTTATTGGTAACGGCGTTGCTGACAGTGCAAACTGTGTAGTATTTGTGGTATCTGAAAGTGTTCCGTGGGAAATGCAGAAGGCACGATTTAGCAGTCTCTTAGCCTCCATACCTCCTCAATCTGGTCTCCCTCTTCTGATTTTGAGCAGCGACACATATAATGAAGGGTATGATTATGTGTCACAAATTATCATTGACAAGCTTGGCGCCAATGATCTGAATGAAGGAAAGATTGCTTCATCTTTGGTTGTTTTTCTAGTTGGAAGCTGCACTGAAGGTTATACCAATGGTTTCTTTGACGATGACAAGCTCCGGGAGGGCTTAAAGTGGATGGCAAACAGTCTTCCTCTACAGCCTGATGTCACCCTCGTGGAGACACGTGATTTACTTCTGAATTACTTGAAACCATCACTACAGATACTTAGCAAACGTGCTGCACCTGAAGTTGGTCCAGAGCATTGCATCTCAGTATTCAACAATGCTCTCAACCAGCTGGAAGAAGAGATTTTGGCTGCAGTATACAGAACTCCTATTCAGTGGCCAGCTCTTGAGATTGATCTTCTAGAGAGATCGAGCAGCGAGCGGAAATTCACAGAAATGTTCGTACCTAGCATTGGATGGTCACTGCCATCAAGAATCAAGCCACtggttgaaatcataaagagatgcAAGCTTCCAGAGTTCAGTGATGACTTGTCTTGGCTAAAACATGGCTCTGACTCGGGCAGCCAGATTCAAGATCAGAAGTTATTTCTTGTGGAGTGCTTGACGAAATATCTGACACAATCAGCTCGGTTGATAAATGGAGCCCAGGCGTTTGCTGAGGCAGAGAGCATGGTGCAGAAAGGTGTTGAGCTGGAGCTCCGTGACTCATATCACTATCTTGTTCCAAAATGGGTTACCATCTTCCAGCGAATCTACAACTGGAGGTTAACGGTCCTTTCTACCGGGGAGTTCTCAGAAGCTTATGTCCTGAGTCAGCGTCTGTACCAGGATCCTGCAGCTGATTCTATTGGTGCAACACAACATGGCCTCACTGCCGATATCGACACTACAGATGAGGCGTCCATTTTGGAGGATCATGACATGATGGTTGTTATGCCATCTGGCCTCTTGCTAGACGAGATGATTGAGGCCAGCTGTGATCTTGATTCTTTCAATGAGCCACCGGTGAGACCTACGCCGCCACAGCTGACCACCCCAACACTCGAGGAACCACAGGCACCGGAGCACACCAATGGTGAGGTAATAAACCCAGTGCACAGAGCTACCGATGTCAACATGCACGACGTACCGAGAAGAGTGGAGCTCAGGGATTTGGTTCCACCTGAGTGGGATGAAGAGCTTGCCAAGCTAGAGCAGAAGTGTGCCGAGCTGCAATCCAAGATCGATGATAGTCTCTATATATACTTCTAA
- the LOC124674340 gene encoding 5'-deoxynucleotidase hdd1-like, which yields MGLSSASMSSVSFPNSIWFSSSTSSAPEPRNPSGRWSVWPSPANPRATTTTTTSTPAFPDGHRTAPHGLAPYLTPAMGGSRALSLSSLCAAAASRSPLLSSHHRARHLRPRLAAAMSSSSSSPAPAPGAAPAAPSASSAIDFLTLCYRLKTTKRAGWVRRGLQGPESVADHMYRMGVMALVAADLPPGVNRDRCVKMAIVHDIAEAIVGDITPADGVPKEEKSRREKEALDQMCALLGGGSRADEIRELWMEYEDNATLEAKVVKDFDKV from the exons ATGGGGCTTTCGTCCGCCTCGATGAGCTCTGTATCCTTCCCCAATTCAATTTGGTTTTCCAGCTCTACCTCGTCCGCCCCCGAACCTAGAAACCCTAGCGGTCGCTGGTCGGTTTGGCCATCGCCGGCCAACccccgcgccaccaccaccaccaccacctccacgccGGCATTCCCGGACGGCCACCGCACCGCTCCACACGGCCTCGCCCCGTACTTAAccccagccatgggcgggtcccggGCCCTTTCCCTCTCCTccctctgcgccgccgccgcctccaggtcgCCGCTCCTCTCCTCCCACCACCGCGCGCGGCACCTCCGcccccgcctcgccgccgccatgtcctcctcctcctcatcccccGCCCCGGCTCCCGGCGCGGCCCCCGCCGCGCCCTCGGCGTCCTCCGCCATCGACTTCCTCACGCTCTGCTACCGCCTCAAG ACGACGAAGAGGGCGGGCTGGGTGAGGCGCGGGTTGCAGGGGCCCGAGTCCGTGGCCGACCACATGTACCGGATGGGAGTCATGGCGCTCGTCGCCGCGGACCTTCCACCAGGCGTCAACCGCGACAG GTGCGTGAAGATGGCCATTGTGCATGACATAGCCGAAG CTATTGTTGGCGATATCACCCCTGCTGATGGCGTGCCCAAGGAAGAGAAGAGCCGTAGGGAGAAGGAAGCTCTGGACCAGATGTGCGCGTTGCTCGGTGGAGGTTCAAGAG CCGATGAAATTCGTGAACTGTGGATGGAGTACGAGGACAATGCCACTTTGGAAGCGAAGGTTGTCAAAGATTTTGACAAGGTATAA
- the LOC124669284 gene encoding SAC3 family protein B-like isoform X1, with translation MQTVTSSRSRSPPLLSNQRSDFTAENDNGMGKRRLVNYADPLFENGSAQPTVQMRMQPADIGKTARSPPLDMTRQFRPSSSFQNYPPVQHAEPRDHVQRPNLSPSKFGIQNQSPFHDARGASSPLLNSNLVPGSGRPRPVLGTASSNYDKSTQPVMAQQEMSDHMRHQRFSAPFQSRTVDHNISKRSRSPTSSYEDVDGAEARHGTGTNARRLIDYTDTLVDDASIETSKRMRAPSSEFRNMLKSPSSDIRDNIRSTPTGFGSNGAAQNFRSQADNQWPNASIPKVGGQIQSRIGDVHSPPYQVFRPSDTYSNEHSTPAFSPPKPSILSSSRISATPSDVSDDAIPSTELEREKQAKAKRLARFNVELSRPVENTNDLAKGDKQKQTSSVGKAPVTSNDSNLVDMDSPELAAILGLCSDMCPEPERAERERKGDLDRYERLGGDRNQTTELLAVKKYTRTAERDADLIRPLPVLQKTMSYLLNLLDHTYDDSFLGLYNFLWDRMRAIRMDLRMQHFFNRECISMLEQMIRLHVVAMHELCEYSKGEGFSEGFDAHLNIEQMNKTSVELFQMYDDHRRKGVLFSTEKEFRGYYALLKLDKHPGYKVEPSELSLDLAKMSREIRCSPDVLFAREVARACRMGNYIAFFRLARKATYLQACLMHAHFAKVRRQALASLHSGLQIGQGIPVSHIVEWLAMEDEDIESLLEYHGFGSRQYEEPYTVKEGPFLNSDSDFPSGCSELVHSKKSQRIVDDVSCGPVCVPSSQKATTAPYSSVFASPARKRELVTPLVTPQATPVIPVNAKREFSSLFSGPASPTSGGQITSQYSGLFSPKAGNKQFTSPYSGPISPIAGRKESVPVSPSTASPRATKHTGWMDDQRVASPKAKEKTKVPDDLIVPEDHNGGFVEFSTEQTGVPQSVAYTQHIDDLAETRVSHPLADGISLDYPDMHGVEHELRVHGSGSDTDLDEEGPSCRQVNLIESVWPTGPALPGHEYGDRQINNKTTDDSLPSFSIVASQKNKISDEKLKMILRKWRQRAADRRSAREHKNVLALAALNSLSLGPPIHQTAVVPKHAVHDLDIGHAFKERYKRQQRSWSRLNVSELAGPILIERKPDARCICWKMLVLVPPGAMESQSYNVASKWLLKKLMGSGNEDNGLLFTSADLSIWRTWVGSPSACCMSVVRASDQHVIGNGVADSANCVVFVVSESVPWEMQKARFSSLLASIPPQSGLPLLILSSDTYNEGYDYVSQIIIDKLGANDLNEGKIASSLVVFLVGSCTEGYTNGFFDDDKLREGLKWMANSLPLQPDVTLVETRDLLLNYLKPSLQILSKRAAPEVGPEHCISVFNNALNQLEEEILAAVYRTPIQWPALEIDLLERSSSERKFTEMFVPSIGWSLPSRIKPLVEIIKRCKLPEFSDDLSWLKHGSDSGSQIQDQKLFLVECLTKYLTQSARLINGAQAFAEAESMVQKGVELELRDSYHYLVPKWVTIFQRIYNWRLTVLSTGEFSEAYVLSQRLYQDPAADSIGATQHGLTADIDTTDEASILEDHDMMVVMPSGLLLDEMIEASCDLDSFNEPPVRPTPPQLTTPTLEEPQAPEHTNGEVINPVHRATDVNMHDVPRRVELRDLVPPEWDEELAKLEQKCAELQSKIDDSLYIYF, from the exons ATGCAAACTGTTACTTCCTCAAGGAGCAGGTCCCCGCCACTTTTATCAAATCAGCGTTCGGACTTCACTGCAGAAAATGATAATGGTATGGGGAAAAGAAG GTTGGTAAACTATGCAGATCCATTGTTTGAAAATGGAAGTGCGCAACCCACAGTGCAAATGAGGATGCAACCTGCAGATATTGGAAAAACAGCAAGATCACCACCATTAGACATGACCAGGCAGTTTAGACCTTCATCAAGCTTTCAAAATTATCCTCCTGTTCAGCATGCTGAGCCTCGTGATCATGTGCAGAG GCCGAATCTATCACCTTCCAAGTTTGGAATCCAGAACCAGTCTCCTTTTCATGATGCACGTGGAGCTTCCTCTCCTCTTCTGAATAGCAATTTAGTTCCTGGTAGTGGGAGGCCCCGTCCTGTCCTAGGAACCGCATCTTCTAATTATGATAAGTCAACGCAACCAGTTATGGCACAACAAGAGATGAGCGATCATATGCGACACCAAAG ATTTTCTGCTCCATTTCAAAGTCGAACAGTTGATCATAACATTTCAAAAAGGTCTAGGTCACCTACTTCATCCTATGAAGATGTTGATGGTGCTGAAGCTCGTCATGGTACTGGTACAAATGCTAGAAG ACTGATAGACTATACGGATACTTTGGTTGATGATGCAAGTATTGAAACTTCAAAAAGGATGAGAGCTCCTTCATCTGAATTCAGGAACATGCTCAAATCTCCATCTTCAGATATTAGAGACAACATTAGGTCAACACCTACAGGATTTGGCAGTAATGGTGCAGCCCAGAATTTCCGTTCACAGGCTGATAACCAGTG GCCTAATGCTTCCATTCCTAAGGTTGGAGGTCAAATACAATCTCGCATTGGTGATGTGCATTCACCACCGTACCAGGTGTTTAGACCTTCAGATACTTATTCAAATGAACATAGCACACCAGCATTTTCTCCACCAAAGCCTTCAATTCTCAGTTCCAGCAGAATCAGTGCGACTCCTTCGGATGTTAGTGACGATGCTATCCCTTCAACTGAACTTGAGAG AGAAAAGCAGGCAAAAGCCAAGCGTTTGGCTCGTTTCAATGTCGAATTAAGCAGGCCAGTAGAAAATACCAATGATCTTGCAAAAGGAGACAAACAGAAACAAACCTCTTCAGTGGGGAAAGCTCCTGTCACATCAAATGATAGTAATTTGGTTGACATGGACTCCCCAGAGTTGGCTGCAATTCTTGGGCTTTGCTCTGATATGTGTCCAG AGCCCGAAAGGGCAGAGCGAGAGAGAAAGGGAGATCTTGATAGGTACGAGAGGTTAGGTGGAGACAGAAACCAAACAACCGAGCTTCTTGCTGTTAAAAAG TATACTAGGACTGCTGAAAGAGATGCAGACTTGATCAGGCCTCTGCCAGTTCTGCAGAAGACCATGTCATACCTTCTCAATTTGCTAGATCACACATACGATGACAGTTTCTTGGGTTTATACAACTTCTTGTGGGATAGGATGCGGGCGATAAGAATGGATCTTCGAATGCAACATTTCTTCAATCGAGAGTGTATTTCTATGCTTGAGCAAATG ATAAGGCTCCACGTTGTAGCAATGCACGAGTTATGTGAGTACAGCAAGGGAGAAGGTTTTTCAGAGGGTTTTGATGCACACCTCAACATTGAGCAGATGAACAAAACATCAGTTGAGCTATTTCAAATGTATGATGACCACAGGAGAAAGGGTGTACTCTTCTCAACAGAAAAAGAATTTCGGGGTTATTATGCACTGCTCAAGTTAGACAAACATCCTGGTTACAAG GTTGAACCTTCTGAGTTGTCTCTGGACCTTGCTAAGATGTCTCGTGAAATTAGATGCAGTCCAGACGTCTTGTTTGCAAGAGAAGTTGCTAG AGCGTGCAGAATGGGAAACTATATTGCCTTCTTTCGGCTTGCAAGGAAAGCAACATATCTGCAAGCTTGTTTGATGCATGCTCACTTTGCAAAG GTAAGAAGGCAAGCGCTGGCTTCCTTGCACAGTGGTCTGCAGATTGGCCAAGGCATCCCTGTTTCACATATTGTGGAGTGGCTTGCAATGGAG GACGAGGACATTGAAAGTCTCTTAGAATACCATGGTTTTGGATCGAGGCagtatgaagaaccatacactgtGAAAGAAGGACCTTTTCTTAACAGTGACAGCGATTTTCCATCTGGTTGCTCTGAACTAGTGCATTCAAAGAAATCACAGAGAATCGTCGATGACGTTTCTTGTGGTCCAGTTTGTGTTCCCAGTAGCCAAAAAGCGACTACTGCACCATATTCTAGCGTCTTCGCTTCCCCAGCTAGAAAAAGAGAGCTGGTTACGCCACTGGTTACGCCACAGGCTACTCCTGTGATTCCTGTTAATGCCAAACGAGAGTTTAGTTCGTTGTTTTCTGGACCTGCTTCTCCCACTTCTGGTGGACAGATTACCTCACAGTATTCTGGTTTGTTTTCTCCAAAAGCTGGCAATAAACAATTCACTTCACCATATTCAGGTCCTATTTCCCCAATTGCTGGCAGAAAGGAAAGCGTGCCAGTTTCACCTAGTACTGCTTCTCCACGTGCTACCAAGCACACAGGATGGATGGATGACCAAAGAGTAGCTTCACCAAAAGCGAAGGAGAAGACCAAGGTGCCTGATGATTTAATAGTACCCGAAGACCACAATGGTGGTTTTGTGGAGTTCTCGACAGAACAAACTGGCGTACCGCAGTCAGTAGCCTACACTCAGCATATTGATGATTTGGCAGAAACCAGAGTCTCACATCCTCTTGCAGATGGTATATCATTAGATTACCCCGATATGCATGGAGTTGAACATGAGCTCAGGGTACATGGCTCTGGTAGCGACACAGATTTGGATGAGGAAGGTCCATCATGCCGCCAAGTCAATCTAATAGAATCTGTGTGGCCTACAGGTCCTGCATTGCCTGGTCATGAGTATGGAGATCGACAGATTAATAACAAGACGACAGATGATTCATTACCTTCATTTTCAATTGTTGCATCCCAGAAGAACAAAATTTCAGATGAAAAACTGAAGATGATACTAAG GAAATGGAGGCAGCGTGCTGCGGATAGGAGATCTGCGAGGGAGCATAAAAATGTCCTTGCTCTTGCAGCATTGAATTCTCTGTCACTTGGACCACCAATTCACCAAACTGCAGTG GTGCCAAAGCATGCAGTCCATGATCTTGACATTGGTCATGCCTTTAAAGAAAGATACAAACGACAACAAAGATCCTGGTCACGACTAAATGTCTCAGAGTTGGCTGGTCCCATTTTAATTGAAAGGAAACCTGATGCTAGATGCATATGCTGGAAGATGCTAGTACTTGTCCCACCAGGTGCCATGGAATCTCAGAGCTACAatgttgcctcaaaatggttactCAAAAAGCTCATGGGTTCTGGAAATGAAGATAACGGATTACTTTTTACTTCAGCAGACCTCTCAATTTGGAGAACATGGGTGGGTTCTCCGAGTGCATGCTGCATGTCTGTTGTTAGAGCCAGTGACCAACACGTTATTGGTAACGGCGTTGCTGACAGTGCAAACTGTGTAGTATTTGTGGTATCTGAAAGTGTTCCGTGGGAAATGCAGAAGGCACGATTTAGCAGTCTCTTAGCCTCCATACCTCCTCAATCTGGTCTCCCTCTTCTGATTTTGAGCAGCGACACATATAATGAAGGGTATGATTATGTGTCACAAATTATCATTGACAAGCTTGGCGCCAATGATCTGAATGAAGGAAAGATTGCTTCATCTTTGGTTGTTTTTCTAGTTGGAAGCTGCACTGAAGGTTATACCAATGGTTTCTTTGACGATGACAAGCTCCGGGAGGGCTTAAAGTGGATGGCAAACAGTCTTCCTCTACAGCCTGATGTCACCCTCGTGGAGACACGTGATTTACTTCTGAATTACTTGAAACCATCACTACAGATACTTAGCAAACGTGCTGCACCTGAAGTTGGTCCAGAGCATTGCATCTCAGTATTCAACAATGCTCTCAACCAGCTGGAAGAAGAGATTTTGGCTGCAGTATACAGAACTCCTATTCAGTGGCCAGCTCTTGAGATTGATCTTCTAGAGAGATCGAGCAGCGAGCGGAAATTCACAGAAATGTTCGTACCTAGCATTGGATGGTCACTGCCATCAAGAATCAAGCCACtggttgaaatcataaagagatgcAAGCTTCCAGAGTTCAGTGATGACTTGTCTTGGCTAAAACATGGCTCTGACTCGGGCAGCCAGATTCAAGATCAGAAGTTATTTCTTGTGGAGTGCTTGACGAAATATCTGACACAATCAGCTCGGTTGATAAATGGAGCCCAGGCGTTTGCTGAGGCAGAGAGCATGGTGCAGAAAGGTGTTGAGCTGGAGCTCCGTGACTCATATCACTATCTTGTTCCAAAATGGGTTACCATCTTCCAGCGAATCTACAACTGGAGGTTAACGGTCCTTTCTACCGGGGAGTTCTCAGAAGCTTATGTCCTGAGTCAGCGTCTGTACCAGGATCCTGCAGCTGATTCTATTGGTGCAACACAACATGGCCTCACTGCCGATATCGACACTACAGATGAGGCGTCCATTTTGGAGGATCATGACATGATGGTTGTTATGCCATCTGGCCTCTTGCTAGACGAGATGATTGAGGCCAGCTGTGATCTTGATTCTTTCAATGAGCCACCGGTGAGACCTACGCCGCCACAGCTGACCACCCCAACACTCGAGGAACCACAGGCACCGGAGCACACCAATGGTGAGGTAATAAACCCAGTGCACAGAGCTACCGATGTCAACATGCACGACGTACCGAGAAGAGTGGAGCTCAGGGATTTGGTTCCACCTGAGTGGGATGAAGAGCTTGCCAAGCTAGAGCAGAAGTGTGCCGAGCTGCAATCCAAGATCGATGATAGTCTCTATATATACTTCTAA